The following coding sequences are from one Triticum aestivum cultivar Chinese Spring chromosome 5A, IWGSC CS RefSeq v2.1, whole genome shotgun sequence window:
- the LOC123102316 gene encoding uncharacterized protein, with protein MPMTPVDNTAMMSAAGYAIPTPFLPLGVMPPSCMQLPAAGGQAPVMVPQYPVFPAVYSCPHHGTPLPPLAPCARHLGAGEPRPLAPRRRHLVPNDFTVPSHSGRSQK; from the exons ATGCCCATGACCCCCGTGGATAACACCGCA ATGATGTCGGCCGCCGGATACGCCATACCGACGCCATTCTTGCCGCTGGGGGTGATGCCGCCGTCGTGCATGCAGCTGCCTGCTGCAGGCGGGCAGGCGCCGGTGATGGTCCCTCAGTACCCGGTTTTCCCGGCGGTGTACTCTTGTCCACACCACGGCACGCCGCTGCCGCCATTGGCGCCGTGTGCTCGTCATCTTGGTGCCGGCGAGCCGCGGCCGCTTGCTCCTCGCCGTCGCCATCTCGTCCCAAACGATTTCACCGTGCCGAGCCACAG CGGGAGAAGCCAGAAATGA